One genomic segment of Brevibacillus laterosporus LMG 15441 includes these proteins:
- the coaE gene encoding dephospho-CoA kinase (Dephospho-CoA kinase (CoaE) performs the final step in coenzyme A biosynthesis.), which translates to MILGLTGGIASGKSTVAAMLRERGVTVIDADLIAREVVEVGKPAYNGIVKYFGTSVLDETGALNRAVLGEMIFSDREKRMVLNEIVHPEVRKEMRLQATLAQERGERLVFMDIPLLYESKLTYMVDRVVVVYVPESVQFIRLMERDEFDEEQAKKRLRAQMNIEEKRKLANYVIDNQGSRSDTQKQVDDLVTSLLAEIIP; encoded by the coding sequence GTGATTTTGGGTCTAACAGGAGGAATTGCGAGCGGAAAAAGTACTGTTGCAGCCATGCTGCGTGAACGGGGAGTCACCGTTATCGACGCGGATCTTATTGCCCGAGAAGTGGTAGAGGTGGGCAAACCGGCCTACAATGGGATTGTCAAGTACTTTGGTACGAGTGTATTGGATGAGACAGGTGCCTTAAATCGTGCAGTGCTAGGGGAAATGATCTTTAGTGATAGAGAAAAACGAATGGTTTTAAATGAAATCGTTCATCCAGAAGTACGCAAGGAAATGCGTCTGCAAGCTACTCTAGCTCAGGAACGCGGGGAACGGCTTGTCTTTATGGACATACCGTTATTGTATGAAAGCAAGCTTACCTATATGGTAGACAGAGTTGTGGTTGTTTACGTACCAGAATCCGTACAGTTTATACGGTTAATGGAGCGGGATGAATTTGATGAGGAGCAGGCGAAAAAGCGTTTGCGAGCCCAAATGAATATTGAAGAAAAGCGTAAATTAGCTAATTATGTAATCGATAACCAAGGTAGCCGCTCAGACACTCAGAAGCAGGTGGATGATTTGGTAACTAGCTTGCTTGCGGAGATAATCCCATGA
- a CDS encoding lytic transglycosylase domain-containing protein, translating into MKTLRSAILLFSVLIIIYLLLNSSIVWKLMYPIKYEEQIRLVSKKYEVNPYLVLAVIRSESKFKPDLVSKKGAVGLMQLMPNTAEWIQSQGKLEMLYPADLEHPATNINLGTWYLAYLLQMFKGNEVLALAAYNAGQGNVKNWLHNKQWEGTRETISNIPFGETRHYVQRVLYYEDRYKEVYENSFPNLAP; encoded by the coding sequence ATGAAAACGCTACGCTCTGCTATTCTCTTGTTTTCCGTTTTGATTATCATCTATCTGCTGCTAAACTCCTCCATTGTTTGGAAACTAATGTACCCGATCAAATATGAGGAACAAATTCGGTTAGTGAGTAAGAAATACGAAGTAAATCCATACCTTGTGCTTGCTGTCATTCGGTCCGAATCTAAATTTAAGCCAGATTTGGTTTCGAAAAAAGGAGCAGTCGGCTTAATGCAATTGATGCCAAACACAGCAGAATGGATACAGTCTCAAGGGAAGCTAGAGATGCTGTATCCTGCTGATTTGGAACATCCTGCAACTAACATTAATTTAGGTACCTGGTATCTAGCTTATTTGTTACAAATGTTTAAAGGGAATGAAGTACTTGCATTGGCTGCTTATAATGCAGGACAAGGAAATGTGAAAAATTGGTTGCATAATAAGCAATGGGAAGGGACTCGTGAAACGATCTCCAATATCCCGTTTGGGGAGACCCGTCATTATGTCCAACGTGTTTTATATTACGAAGATCGTTATAAAGAGGTATACGAAAATAGCTTTCCTAATCTTGCTCCCTGA
- a CDS encoding HD-GYP domain-containing protein, translating to MRLVSLRHVQPGMNLGRTVFTDDGKVLLGAGMELSERLVSGLQRMGIDSVYIDDPHTSDIEVEDVIRPETRQDALEVIHKTVQQLRNTNKVARRVSVKDMGMHFQQVFHKILNDLSGAKDIMIHLANISSHSGAMYHHAVNVAVMATAVGMSLGYNTTQLRDLGIGALLHDIGKTALPKELLEKTERWNEAEMEQAKEHTRLGFDIIRKQHDISLLSAHVAFQHHERMDGSGYPQQLQGDKFHEYAQIVAICDVYDSLTTPRRWRKRYMPQDALEYLLGSGGYLFHHHLVDAFRKHIAVFPLGSGVVLNNGESGVVCKVDPECCHRPTIRILRDGRGNDLLTPYEVNLKYNLKLFITQFEDETLFTFMESKHIAPDL from the coding sequence ATGCGCCTAGTCTCATTGCGACATGTTCAACCTGGAATGAATTTGGGAAGGACCGTTTTTACAGATGATGGGAAAGTCCTGCTTGGGGCAGGTATGGAGCTAAGTGAAAGATTGGTAAGTGGTCTACAACGCATGGGAATTGATTCCGTCTACATTGATGACCCACACACATCAGATATTGAGGTAGAGGATGTTATACGTCCAGAGACAAGGCAAGATGCTTTGGAAGTCATACATAAAACCGTGCAACAACTACGGAATACGAATAAAGTTGCTCGTAGGGTCTCTGTCAAAGACATGGGCATGCATTTCCAGCAGGTCTTTCATAAGATTTTAAATGATCTATCTGGTGCAAAGGATATCATGATTCATCTAGCTAACATCTCCTCTCACTCGGGAGCAATGTATCATCACGCCGTTAACGTCGCTGTCATGGCTACAGCCGTTGGGATGTCGCTTGGCTACAACACGACGCAATTACGTGATTTGGGAATCGGGGCACTGTTACACGACATTGGAAAAACAGCGCTACCAAAAGAATTGCTTGAAAAAACCGAGCGTTGGAACGAGGCTGAAATGGAGCAAGCCAAAGAGCATACACGCCTTGGCTTTGATATCATTCGGAAACAACACGATATTTCATTATTATCTGCTCACGTAGCTTTCCAGCATCATGAACGAATGGATGGAAGCGGTTATCCGCAACAGCTACAAGGGGACAAATTCCATGAGTATGCGCAAATCGTAGCTATTTGTGACGTGTATGATTCTCTAACTACCCCAAGACGTTGGAGAAAACGCTATATGCCACAGGATGCGCTTGAATACCTGCTTGGATCAGGCGGCTATTTGTTCCATCATCATTTAGTAGATGCCTTTCGTAAGCATATCGCCGTCTTTCCACTTGGGAGCGGAGTCGTACTCAATAATGGAGAAAGCGGCGTAGTCTGTAAGGTAGATCCAGAATGCTGTCATCGTCCAACGATACGCATTTTGCGAGACGGGCGTGGCAATGACCTGCTTACCCCGTACGAAGTTAATTTGAAATATAATTTAAAACTATTTATTACTCAATTTGAAGACGAAACATTATTTACTTTTATGGAATCTAAGCATATTGCACCGGACTTGTAA
- a CDS encoding glyceraldehyde-3-phosphate dehydrogenase has protein sequence MTIKIGINGFGRIGRMVFRKAIQDPSIEVVAINASYPPETLAHLLKYDSVHGTLAHDVTVDGNCIVINGKNTQVLSDRDPLNLPWGKLGVEVVVEATGKFTDRSGAEKHIKSGAKKVVITAPGKEEDATIVMGVNDDQYDHEHHHVVSNASCTTNCLAPVAKVLHEAFQIQSGLMTTIHSYTNDQVNLDNPHKDLRRARACGQSIIPTTTGAARAVGKVLPELNGKLNGFALRVPTPNVSVVDLVVQISKNVTAQEVNRVLREASEGALKGYLGYTDAPLVSTDFNGNENSSIVDGLSTMVMSDKHVKVIAWYDNEWGYSCRVLDLVKHVSEHVNQSKRILTGSTHG, from the coding sequence ATGACAATTAAAATCGGGATAAATGGGTTTGGACGTATTGGGCGCATGGTTTTTCGCAAAGCGATCCAAGATCCATCCATCGAGGTTGTGGCTATTAACGCTAGCTATCCTCCTGAAACCCTAGCTCATTTATTAAAATATGATTCCGTTCATGGGACCTTAGCCCATGACGTTACTGTAGATGGCAATTGCATTGTAATTAATGGAAAAAACACACAGGTGTTATCCGATCGCGATCCTTTGAACCTACCATGGGGGAAGCTTGGGGTTGAAGTGGTTGTGGAAGCGACTGGGAAGTTCACAGATCGTAGTGGTGCCGAGAAGCATATAAAAAGCGGTGCTAAAAAAGTAGTTATTACTGCACCTGGTAAAGAAGAGGACGCGACCATTGTTATGGGTGTCAATGATGATCAATACGATCATGAGCATCACCATGTTGTTTCGAATGCTTCTTGCACGACCAATTGTCTTGCGCCTGTAGCTAAGGTGCTGCATGAAGCGTTTCAGATTCAATCCGGGCTTATGACTACGATTCATTCCTACACGAACGATCAGGTTAATCTGGATAACCCCCATAAGGATTTACGCCGCGCACGTGCTTGTGGCCAATCGATTATTCCAACGACAACAGGAGCAGCCAGAGCGGTAGGTAAAGTATTGCCAGAATTAAATGGCAAACTGAATGGTTTTGCTTTACGTGTACCTACTCCAAATGTTTCTGTGGTCGATTTGGTTGTACAAATCTCTAAAAATGTCACTGCACAAGAGGTCAATCGGGTGCTGCGCGAAGCAAGCGAAGGGGCTTTAAAAGGCTATTTAGGCTATACGGATGCACCTCTTGTTTCTACTGACTTTAATGGTAATGAAAATTCCTCAATCGTGGATGGTCTGTCCACTATGGTGATGAGTGATAAGCATGTAAAGGTCATTGCTTGGTACGATAATGAATGGGGATATTCCTGCCGTGTTCTTGATTTGGTAAAGCATGTGTCAGAGCATGTAAATCAATCGAAACGGATTTTAACAGGCAGTACACACGGATAA
- the polA gene encoding DNA polymerase I yields MSHFVLIDGNSIANRAFYALPLLSTSQGLHTNAVLGFTTMLLKVIDEMKPTHILVAFDAGKVVFRHSEYTEYKGGRAKTPSELSEQFPLIRELLDAFSIKRFELEGYEADDIIGTLTLRAEEEQIKTTVITGDKDMLQLVSPYVSTAITRKGISEIELYSTEEIFEKYGLKPEQIIDLKGLMGDSSDNIPGVPGVGEKTALKLLHQFSSVEEVLANIEQVSGKKLQENLRNNVEQAKMSKSLATIMRDIPVDISIADSQFTGYEPDKLIEFFKKMEFKSLLSKVKGGNSIADSYGQGSVEASEGSSANTSLPDKPFTYTVVEEGKLADYEPLLTSPMSLVVEMDGENYHYAPILGFGLATEEQALFIPYETAKSWTAFTDWLQDASKQKWVFDGKRETVGLCWHEMDVKGIDFDLFLASYLINASESNPTLSDATAKFSSVKVASDEDIYGKGAKRSLPSMELISEHVARKAQALWQSVLQAKEELTANQLTELYTKIEQPLSLVLADMEEIGVLINQEQLHQMGEELDKQLEALTEKIYEQAGTTFNINSPKQLGEILFERMGIPPEKKTKTGYSTSADVLEKLAQKYPIVIDILTYRQLGKLRSTYIEGLLKEIHGKTGRVHTRFNQATTATGRLSSTEPNLQNIPIRLEEGRKIRKAFVPTNDNCYILAADYSQIELRILAHISKDPNLIDAFVNNMDIHTRTAMDVFGVSEDEVTSNMRRQAKAVNFGIVYGISDFGLSQNLNIPRKEAAEFIARYFDVFSGVQNYMEEIKHQAKKDGYVTTLLHRRRYLPDIASRNFNLRSFAERTAMNTPIQGTAADIIKLAMIQMQEALVRNQLKSRMLLQVHDELVFEVPEDELETMQKLVANVMENALKLDVPLKVDVNYGETWYDAK; encoded by the coding sequence ATGAGCCATTTTGTGCTGATTGATGGGAATAGTATCGCTAACCGTGCCTTTTATGCGTTGCCGCTACTGTCCACCTCACAAGGACTTCACACGAATGCAGTACTTGGTTTTACGACCATGCTGCTAAAAGTAATAGATGAAATGAAACCGACTCATATTCTAGTTGCTTTTGATGCAGGTAAAGTGGTATTTCGCCACTCTGAATATACAGAGTACAAGGGAGGACGCGCTAAGACGCCCTCAGAGTTATCCGAGCAATTTCCATTAATTCGCGAGCTATTAGACGCGTTTTCGATAAAAAGATTTGAATTAGAAGGCTATGAAGCTGACGATATCATCGGAACGTTAACATTACGAGCTGAAGAGGAACAGATCAAAACGACCGTAATCACCGGGGATAAAGATATGCTGCAATTAGTGTCCCCGTATGTATCTACAGCAATTACGCGAAAAGGGATTAGTGAAATCGAGCTGTATTCGACAGAGGAAATCTTTGAAAAATATGGCTTAAAGCCTGAACAGATCATTGACCTGAAAGGGTTAATGGGAGATAGCTCCGACAATATTCCTGGTGTTCCAGGGGTAGGGGAGAAAACTGCACTTAAATTATTGCACCAATTCAGTTCTGTTGAAGAGGTGCTAGCTAATATCGAGCAGGTGTCTGGCAAAAAGCTACAGGAAAATCTACGCAACAATGTGGAGCAAGCAAAAATGAGTAAATCGCTTGCAACCATTATGCGTGATATACCAGTTGATATCAGTATTGCTGATTCTCAATTTACAGGATACGAGCCTGATAAGCTAATTGAGTTCTTTAAAAAAATGGAATTTAAATCATTACTATCTAAGGTAAAGGGTGGCAATAGCATTGCAGATAGCTATGGCCAGGGGAGTGTAGAAGCGTCTGAAGGCTCTTCAGCGAACACTTCGTTACCAGACAAGCCTTTTACTTATACCGTTGTCGAAGAAGGTAAATTGGCCGATTATGAGCCTCTGTTGACCTCTCCCATGAGCTTGGTGGTAGAGATGGATGGAGAGAACTATCATTATGCGCCAATTCTTGGATTTGGCTTAGCTACAGAAGAACAAGCTTTATTCATTCCTTATGAAACGGCTAAAAGCTGGACAGCCTTTACGGATTGGCTACAGGATGCCTCTAAACAAAAATGGGTCTTTGATGGCAAACGTGAAACGGTTGGACTTTGCTGGCATGAAATGGACGTAAAGGGAATTGATTTTGACTTATTCCTTGCATCCTATTTGATTAATGCTAGTGAGAGCAACCCTACTCTATCTGATGCGACTGCCAAATTCTCGTCTGTCAAGGTGGCGTCTGATGAGGATATCTATGGCAAAGGGGCAAAGCGAAGCCTACCGTCGATGGAGCTCATTAGTGAACACGTAGCGCGTAAGGCGCAGGCTTTGTGGCAGAGTGTTCTTCAAGCCAAAGAAGAGCTTACGGCTAACCAATTAACAGAGCTTTACACAAAGATTGAACAGCCACTTAGTCTCGTGCTGGCCGACATGGAAGAGATAGGTGTTCTGATTAATCAGGAGCAGCTTCATCAGATGGGCGAGGAGCTGGACAAGCAATTAGAGGCGTTGACTGAGAAAATTTATGAGCAGGCAGGTACTACGTTTAACATAAATTCTCCGAAGCAATTAGGGGAGATTCTGTTTGAACGCATGGGGATTCCGCCTGAGAAGAAAACGAAGACAGGCTATTCTACCAGCGCAGATGTGCTAGAGAAGCTGGCGCAAAAATATCCGATCGTGATAGATATTCTTACGTACCGTCAATTAGGTAAGCTACGTTCTACTTATATTGAAGGCCTTTTAAAAGAGATTCATGGCAAAACAGGCAGGGTGCATACACGCTTTAACCAAGCCACAACTGCTACTGGACGGCTTAGCAGCACGGAGCCGAATCTACAAAACATCCCGATCCGTTTGGAAGAGGGGCGTAAAATAAGGAAAGCATTTGTGCCGACAAATGACAACTGCTATATCCTTGCTGCTGATTACTCGCAGATCGAGCTGAGAATTTTAGCGCATATTTCGAAGGACCCCAACCTAATTGACGCCTTCGTAAATAATATGGACATTCATACACGCACAGCGATGGACGTATTCGGAGTAAGCGAAGACGAGGTAACTTCCAATATGCGCCGTCAAGCGAAGGCTGTTAATTTTGGAATTGTCTACGGAATCAGCGATTTTGGTTTATCTCAGAATTTAAATATACCGCGTAAGGAAGCGGCTGAATTTATAGCACGCTATTTTGATGTATTTTCAGGTGTTCAGAATTACATGGAAGAGATTAAGCATCAGGCAAAGAAGGATGGCTATGTGACGACACTGTTGCACCGCCGTCGATATCTACCAGATATTGCAAGTAGAAACTTTAATCTACGTTCTTTTGCAGAGCGTACTGCTATGAACACTCCTATTCAAGGAACGGCTGCCGATATTATTAAATTAGCGATGATCCAGATGCAAGAGGCCCTCGTTAGGAATCAGCTAAAAAGCCGCATGCTTCTTCAGGTACACGATGAATTGGTGTTTGAGGTTCCAGAGGATGAATTAGAAACGATGCAAAAGCTGGTAGCTAACGTGATGGAGAACGCACTTAAACTGGACGTTCCACTTAAAGTAGATGTAAATTATGGGGAAACCTGGTATGACGCCAAGTAG
- the mutM gene encoding DNA-formamidopyrimidine glycosylase: MPELPEVETVVRTLRTLVLNKKIERVSVLLPRIIRRPADVEQFKSILVGQTIHAVERRAKFIKFILDQDVLISHLRMEGRYGVYQSSEEIEKHTHVIFHFTDGTELRYRDVRQFGTMDVIPLGKEQEVEPLKKLGPEPLDEAFTPTLLSSMLQRKTTKIKPLLLNQEFMVGLGNIYVDEALFRANIHPERVANTLTNQQIEILHTSIVQTLQEAIDAGGSSIKSYVNGQGEMGMFQQVLKVYGKKGELCPSCSTEIVKIVVGGRGTHFCPSCQK, translated from the coding sequence ATGCCAGAACTACCAGAGGTAGAAACCGTTGTTCGGACGCTGAGAACACTAGTGCTGAACAAGAAGATTGAACGGGTAAGCGTATTGTTGCCACGGATTATTCGCCGGCCTGCCGATGTGGAACAATTTAAATCCATTTTAGTTGGACAAACCATTCATGCTGTTGAACGGCGAGCAAAATTTATTAAATTTATCCTCGATCAGGATGTATTAATTTCACATTTGCGTATGGAAGGAAGATATGGAGTTTATCAATCCTCTGAAGAGATAGAAAAGCATACGCATGTGATTTTTCATTTCACGGATGGAACGGAGCTTCGCTATCGGGATGTGCGTCAATTTGGAACGATGGACGTGATTCCATTAGGTAAGGAACAAGAGGTGGAGCCACTTAAAAAGCTGGGACCAGAGCCTTTAGACGAAGCCTTTACACCTACCTTGCTCTCCAGCATGTTACAGCGTAAGACCACTAAAATCAAACCCTTGCTATTAAATCAGGAATTTATGGTGGGCTTGGGGAATATCTATGTGGACGAGGCTCTTTTCCGAGCAAATATACATCCAGAACGGGTAGCTAATACATTGACGAATCAGCAAATAGAGATTTTGCATACAAGTATTGTACAGACCCTACAAGAAGCGATTGATGCTGGAGGAAGCTCTATTAAATCCTACGTAAATGGACAAGGTGAAATGGGGATGTTCCAACAAGTATTAAAGGTGTACGGGAAAAAAGGAGAACTGTGTCCAAGCTGCTCTACAGAGATTGTGAAAATTGTTGTAGGAGGACGCGGAACGCACTTTTGCCCATCCTGTCAAAAATAG
- the nrdR gene encoding transcriptional regulator NrdR: MRCPFCEFNGTRVLDSRPFNNNKSIRRRRECEDCGRRFTTFEMVEETPLLIIKKDGTREEYSRDKILRGLIRACEKRPVTLEILENIVNEIERELRSQGKAEVPSKEVGEMVMERLYHVDEVAYVRFASVYRQFKDINVFMRELEELLEQARNQPPKVNKSE; the protein is encoded by the coding sequence ATGCGTTGCCCATTTTGTGAATTTAATGGGACAAGGGTATTGGATTCCCGCCCATTTAATAACAACAAATCAATCAGACGCCGTCGAGAGTGCGAGGACTGCGGCAGAAGATTCACTACATTTGAAATGGTGGAAGAAACACCACTATTAATTATTAAAAAGGACGGAACAAGAGAAGAGTACAGCCGCGATAAAATTTTACGTGGGTTGATTCGTGCTTGCGAAAAGCGTCCTGTGACACTGGAGATATTAGAGAATATTGTAAATGAAATTGAACGAGAACTACGTAGTCAAGGGAAGGCTGAGGTCCCTAGCAAAGAGGTAGGGGAAATGGTCATGGAGCGTCTGTACCATGTGGATGAGGTAGCTTATGTTCGGTTTGCCTCAGTTTATCGTCAGTTTAAAGATATTAATGTATTTATGCGAGAATTGGAAGAGCTTTTAGAACAAGCGCGGAATCAGCCGCCTAAAGTGAATAAATCAGAATAA
- a CDS encoding YcdB/YcdC domain-containing protein, with the protein MNRLSLRKWIAVGSGCVLAAGMLVAPFEMSGSASVLYAQEKKGAYDKLLTQKEVEERVRQWITIPADYKLRNSRLEIDDERTGSPYWSISWETSDKKSNKYIHASVNAQTGELIDFYKYTRNNKTVKKAVSEKEAEKTAWAFIEKVAKSKKDSLSKANEIVPLTNNNHYTFVHTRMSDEIPFLENGVTIKVDADGEITSYHLTWDDGKIPSPKAAISLEQAEKTLKGLLDPQVRYMRSDRYKKRNSGDVTYTPVYIYGNNSAKFLDANSGEAISPNGRKAETSNKIIPLGDKITFTKNQAPEKIGKDQAEQIAKKWAEKLAKGWVYNGSGGTGSSADASGIKTLDWSFRFISTNQSSPSNEKEIRIKINDKGQFLAFSKHNNEASENTKGKQAIDKKEAEKVAIEMIKSLYPDHTGQLYLKTGDDPYIRGDKGQSYIFTFGYLYKDTPIDDLDIEVEVNKFTNEVTEVWLYQRENGSPLRSNDVFEKIQVSKNEAIEKEIKEKKVMLTYYKAPFYMSGADESVKESSQEIPIQLVYRYVGNEKSVNAATGELLDRWGFSDAESATDIEGHKSEEALGNMLNRGLFFLEDGKLEPDKEISRAQFVGLMISVSNELSHDYRSYDDENDEKPYTYSDVPTNHPYYAAISQASQFKIIPSTVRFEPDRAITRSEAIQMFMQTLQFGALLSKSDIFQSPYPDVTAEQVPAYTLAHALGYLSAPKGTKVEPNKNLTRAEAAELIYQFYQQYRHE; encoded by the coding sequence ATGAACAGGTTATCATTGCGTAAGTGGATAGCTGTAGGTAGCGGATGTGTGCTGGCGGCTGGTATGTTAGTAGCTCCATTTGAGATGTCAGGAAGCGCTTCTGTATTGTATGCACAGGAGAAGAAGGGAGCTTATGATAAGCTATTAACACAAAAAGAAGTGGAAGAGCGTGTACGGCAATGGATTACCATTCCTGCGGATTACAAACTAAGAAATTCCCGATTAGAAATAGATGACGAGAGAACAGGCTCTCCATACTGGTCGATAAGCTGGGAGACAAGTGATAAAAAAAGCAACAAATATATTCATGCATCAGTTAATGCTCAAACAGGAGAATTGATTGATTTCTATAAATATACACGCAACAATAAAACGGTGAAAAAGGCGGTTAGTGAGAAAGAAGCGGAAAAAACGGCATGGGCTTTTATTGAAAAGGTAGCTAAATCAAAAAAAGATTCTTTGAGTAAAGCAAATGAAATTGTCCCATTGACGAATAACAATCATTATACATTTGTCCATACCCGTATGTCTGACGAAATTCCATTCCTTGAAAATGGAGTAACGATTAAGGTTGATGCTGATGGTGAAATTACGTCCTATCATCTTACGTGGGATGACGGAAAAATTCCCTCTCCTAAGGCAGCCATTTCCCTAGAACAAGCGGAGAAAACACTAAAGGGACTACTAGATCCACAGGTACGATACATGAGATCTGATAGGTATAAGAAGAGGAACAGCGGGGATGTAACGTATACTCCTGTTTATATATATGGCAACAATAGTGCAAAGTTTTTGGATGCAAATAGTGGAGAGGCGATCAGTCCAAATGGTCGCAAAGCGGAAACTAGCAATAAAATCATCCCATTAGGCGATAAAATTACATTTACAAAAAATCAAGCGCCTGAAAAAATCGGCAAAGACCAGGCAGAACAAATTGCAAAGAAATGGGCTGAAAAGCTAGCTAAAGGCTGGGTTTATAATGGATCAGGTGGGACAGGCTCCAGTGCTGACGCTTCAGGTATCAAAACATTGGATTGGTCATTTCGATTTATTTCAACGAATCAAAGCTCCCCATCTAATGAGAAAGAAATAAGAATTAAGATAAATGACAAGGGCCAATTCCTTGCCTTTTCAAAACATAACAACGAAGCATCGGAAAATACGAAAGGGAAACAAGCGATTGATAAGAAAGAAGCGGAAAAGGTAGCAATAGAAATGATCAAAAGCCTTTACCCTGATCATACGGGACAGTTGTATCTTAAAACAGGAGATGACCCTTACATTAGAGGCGATAAGGGGCAATCTTACATTTTTACATTTGGATACTTATATAAAGATACTCCCATTGATGACCTAGACATCGAGGTAGAAGTAAATAAATTTACTAATGAAGTCACTGAAGTTTGGCTCTATCAAAGGGAAAATGGCTCCCCTTTGCGAAGTAATGATGTTTTCGAAAAAATTCAGGTATCAAAGAATGAAGCGATAGAAAAGGAGATAAAAGAGAAAAAAGTAATGCTTACTTATTATAAAGCCCCTTTCTATATGTCAGGAGCAGATGAGTCTGTAAAGGAGTCTTCTCAAGAGATTCCAATACAGCTTGTCTATCGTTATGTAGGGAATGAGAAATCTGTAAACGCGGCTACTGGTGAATTATTAGACCGATGGGGATTTAGTGATGCTGAGTCCGCTACTGATATTGAGGGACACAAAAGTGAAGAAGCCCTAGGCAATATGCTAAATAGAGGGCTGTTCTTCCTAGAGGATGGAAAGCTGGAGCCAGATAAGGAGATATCTAGGGCTCAATTTGTAGGATTGATGATTAGCGTATCAAACGAGCTGAGTCACGATTATCGATCCTATGACGATGAAAATGATGAGAAGCCTTATACGTACTCAGATGTACCTACAAATCATCCGTATTATGCTGCCATTTCTCAGGCCTCTCAATTCAAAATCATACCATCTACAGTCCGCTTTGAGCCTGATCGTGCCATTACACGTTCTGAAGCGATACAAATGTTTATGCAGACATTACAATTTGGAGCGTTACTATCCAAGTCTGATATCTTTCAATCCCCTTATCCAGATGTAACAGCAGAACAAGTACCTGCTTATACGCTAGCGCATGCTTTAGGTTATCTGAGCGCACCGAAGGGGACGAAGGTAGAGCCAAATAAAAATCTAACACGTGCAGAAGCGGCAGAGCTGATTTATCAATTTTATCAGCAATACAGACACGAATAA
- a CDS encoding helix-turn-helix domain-containing protein: MNEQELAIIQSLHCIEEQLFDEITVSDLARQAGYSIAHFHALFLKHVGFPPYEYIKKRRLAKAVSLLCSSTQGILDIAVTLGFESQESFTRAFKKEYLMPPAIYRRYMQTLLFKQEELSMNSISTDLKPTGWMLQGTNPGAYEMGVDYNSIHHGTCSGYLRSKHPHPEGFGTMMQMFQAHKYLGKRMQLTGFIQTKSVTGSAGFWMRVDGSEEEILQFDNMSNRPIQGTTEWNMYRIVLDVPAHSEAIAFGAFLQGGGQIWVDSLRFEEVDVKTPVTHLETSPELPEEPINLLFEE, from the coding sequence ATGAATGAACAAGAACTGGCAATCATTCAATCTCTTCACTGTATAGAAGAACAATTATTTGATGAAATCACTGTTTCTGATTTGGCTCGACAAGCTGGGTATTCAATCGCTCATTTTCATGCTTTATTTCTTAAACACGTAGGATTTCCCCCCTACGAGTACATAAAAAAACGCCGTTTAGCAAAAGCAGTCTCTCTGCTTTGTTCCTCTACTCAAGGCATTTTAGATATTGCAGTTACACTAGGCTTTGAATCACAGGAATCATTTACTCGCGCCTTCAAAAAGGAATACCTTATGCCACCTGCCATCTATCGCCGCTATATGCAAACACTTTTATTCAAACAGGAGGAGCTTTCTATGAATTCAATCTCTACCGATCTAAAACCCACAGGTTGGATGCTACAAGGTACCAATCCTGGAGCCTATGAGATGGGGGTGGACTATAATAGCATTCACCACGGTACATGTTCTGGCTATCTTCGTTCGAAACACCCTCATCCAGAAGGATTTGGCACGATGATGCAGATGTTTCAGGCACACAAATACCTAGGTAAGCGCATGCAATTAACAGGATTTATTCAAACAAAGTCAGTGACAGGCTCGGCAGGCTTTTGGATGAGAGTGGATGGAAGTGAGGAAGAGATATTACAGTTTGATAATATGAGTAATCGTCCTATTCAAGGGACCACGGAATGGAATATGTATCGCATCGTATTGGATGTCCCTGCTCATAGTGAAGCGATTGCATTTGGCGCATTCCTACAGGGCGGTGGTCAGATTTGGGTGGATAGTCTTCGTTTTGAGGAAGTAGATGTAAAAACACCCGTAACGCACCTAGAGACCTCTCCTGAATTGCCTGAGGAGCCTATTAATCTACTGTTTGAGGAATAA